The following coding sequences lie in one Euhalothece natronophila Z-M001 genomic window:
- a CDS encoding OmpA family protein → MVNFKEFESELELEDEQDQESGIWLSISDLMSGLLLFFALLFITTQVQLQRKIEELTQYEEALKNLPLIVMTAIEDGLGGDAVEVDPETGDVSLDDQILFEENESELRAEGKEFLDKFIPIYSEVIFSQAEFEEQIARVVIEGHTSSAGDEAYNRALSLQRALSVANYIFSDELKFPNADKFEQKILISGRGEMDANPEIDDPTDRKVTFRFQMRRENFLDE, encoded by the coding sequence ATGGTTAATTTTAAAGAGTTTGAGTCTGAACTAGAGTTAGAAGATGAGCAAGATCAAGAATCGGGAATTTGGCTTTCAATTAGTGATTTAATGTCAGGCTTGCTTCTATTTTTTGCTTTGCTTTTTATTACCACTCAAGTGCAGTTACAAAGAAAAATTGAGGAATTAACTCAATATGAAGAAGCCTTAAAGAATCTCCCATTAATTGTTATGACAGCGATTGAAGATGGATTAGGTGGAGATGCAGTTGAAGTTGATCCAGAAACGGGTGATGTCAGTTTAGATGACCAAATTCTATTTGAGGAAAATGAGTCAGAATTAAGAGCAGAAGGAAAAGAATTTTTAGACAAATTTATTCCTATTTATAGTGAAGTGATTTTTTCTCAAGCTGAATTTGAAGAACAAATTGCACGGGTGGTGATTGAAGGACACACCAGTTCTGCTGGCGATGAAGCATATAATCGCGCTTTAAGTTTACAACGGGCTTTATCTGTTGCTAATTATATTTTTTCTGATGAATTGAAGTTTCCGAATGCAGATAAGTTTGAACAAAAAATTTTAATTAGTGGACGGGGAGAAATGGATGCTAACCCAGAAATAGATGATCCGACAGATCGAAAAGTTACCTTTCGTTTTCAAATGCGTCGAGAAAATTTTCTCGATGAATAA
- a CDS encoding serine/threonine-protein kinase: MRQELMLGVKLRDRYYIIKELGVGGFGQTFLAKDCDFPGKPWCVVKQLKPQVNEAWMLQTARRLFDLEASVLAHIGSHPQIPQLKAHFEEDQQFYLVQEFIEGTLLSKEIKGKRKWSQKSAIAFLADILPVLKFIHDNQVIHRDLKPENIIRRQSDNKLVLIDFGSVKKITKLQEEEEQEHTGFTVAIGTPSYMPIEQQGGQPSYNSDIYALGKIVIQGLTGLSPKRLAEDPTTGELLWQHLVEIDDAFANVLTGMVKVSPRERYQNVNEIIDDLNLRCLNNNAQSHSTSTKPSNPVTLNHIVHQLKQHPEITRIKKMLFCACKHRWENSSQVLIKYRTKSLLQELYQREPNFSAFEKNINGIVSTLNKKDKYQVIANIILEQVKLLYDSSNVLAVDDSENSDGIPSQFTALKSETLPNPERTGNTTHLKRQSALSQNPDDNLTNVKEKKTQVNFNSAKATSTNYQFKESEPATDKTNCNIFDLRYEVTRYTTPLRIKILLFSMLYYKIDFNEQDWSLLINHQLDSLLNQAIKAFPTLSELENRLYATARHFEEKEGLTQTVGAIIQSIRPFYENGQPQLIS; encoded by the coding sequence GTGAGACAAGAACTTATGTTGGGAGTCAAGTTGCGCGATCGCTACTATATTATTAAAGAGTTGGGAGTTGGGGGATTCGGCCAAACTTTTTTGGCTAAGGATTGTGATTTCCCGGGAAAACCTTGGTGTGTTGTCAAACAGTTAAAGCCTCAAGTTAATGAAGCGTGGATGCTACAGACTGCAAGGCGATTATTTGATTTAGAGGCTTCGGTTTTAGCTCATATTGGTAGCCATCCCCAGATTCCACAACTTAAAGCCCATTTTGAGGAGGATCAACAATTTTACCTGGTACAAGAGTTTATTGAAGGAACGTTACTTTCAAAAGAGATCAAAGGAAAGCGAAAGTGGTCTCAAAAAAGCGCGATCGCGTTTTTAGCAGATATTCTTCCTGTTTTAAAGTTTATTCATGATAATCAGGTAATCCATCGTGATTTGAAACCAGAAAATATTATTCGCCGCCAGAGTGATAATAAGTTAGTCTTAATTGATTTCGGCTCTGTTAAAAAAATTACCAAACTACAAGAGGAAGAAGAGCAAGAGCATACAGGCTTTACGGTGGCGATTGGCACTCCTTCCTATATGCCCATCGAACAGCAAGGGGGACAACCTTCTTATAATAGTGACATTTATGCCTTAGGCAAAATTGTTATTCAGGGACTAACTGGACTCTCTCCGAAACGATTAGCAGAAGATCCCACCACAGGAGAATTATTATGGCAACATTTAGTGGAGATTGATGATGCTTTTGCCAACGTCTTAACGGGTATGGTTAAGGTGAGTCCCCGAGAACGATATCAAAATGTTAACGAAATTATTGATGATTTAAATCTTCGTTGCTTAAACAATAATGCTCAGTCTCACTCAACTTCTACAAAACCCAGTAATCCTGTGACTCTTAACCACATTGTCCACCAGTTAAAGCAGCACCCAGAAATTACTCGCATCAAAAAAATGCTCTTTTGCGCTTGTAAACATCGTTGGGAAAATAGTTCTCAGGTCTTAATTAAATATCGAACTAAATCCCTTTTACAAGAATTATATCAAAGAGAGCCTAATTTTTCTGCATTTGAAAAAAATATTAATGGAATTGTTAGTACATTAAATAAAAAAGATAAATATCAAGTTATTGCTAACATTATTTTAGAGCAAGTTAAGTTACTTTACGATTCTTCCAATGTATTGGCTGTTGATGATTCAGAAAATAGTGATGGGATTCCTTCACAGTTTACAGCACTAAAATCAGAAACTCTTCCGAATCCTGAAAGAACGGGAAATACTACCCACTTAAAACGTCAATCAGCTCTCTCCCAAAACCCAGACGATAACTTAACTAATGTAAAAGAAAAGAAAACACAAGTTAATTTCAATTCAGCAAAAGCTACCTCTACTAATTATCAATTTAAGGAGTCAGAGCCAGCAACTGATAAAACCAATTGCAATATTTTTGATTTACGTTACGAGGTAACTCGTTATACAACGCCACTGCGGATTAAAATTCTTCTATTTTCGATGCTTTATTATAAAATTGACTTTAATGAGCAAGACTGGTCACTCCTAATTAATCATCAGTTAGACAGTTTACTCAACCAAGCGATTAAAGCGTTTCCTACCTTAAGTGAGTTAGAAAATCGGCTGTATGCCACAGCCAGACATTTTGAAGAAAAAGAAGGATTAACCCAAACCGTCGGGGCAATTATTCAATCGATTCGTCCGTTTTATGAGAATGGACAACCGCAATTAATCAGTTAA
- a CDS encoding tRNA (cytidine(34)-2'-O)-methyltransferase, with protein MVKVVLYQPEIPPNTGNIARTCAATNTELHLVGELGFDISDRAVKRAGLDYWPYVDLHQHQDWDTFTQYRQRIGGNLIAFSVKGKKPYTNYFFQNEDWLLFGQESSGLPPEIMASSDELLRIPIPSPHVRSLNLSVSVAIVLYEAKGQLKQLCDPAFSQ; from the coding sequence ATGGTAAAAGTTGTTTTATATCAGCCAGAAATTCCACCTAATACAGGAAACATTGCTCGTACTTGTGCGGCGACAAACACAGAACTTCATTTGGTGGGAGAGTTGGGGTTTGATATCAGCGATCGCGCTGTAAAGCGTGCAGGGCTCGATTATTGGCCCTATGTTGACTTACATCAGCATCAAGACTGGGATACATTCACTCAATATCGCCAACGCATTGGGGGAAATCTGATTGCTTTTAGCGTCAAAGGAAAAAAGCCCTATACCAACTATTTCTTTCAGAACGAAGACTGGCTATTATTTGGACAAGAAAGTAGTGGCTTACCCCCAGAAATTATGGCAAGTTCAGACGAACTTTTAAGAATCCCCATCCCTAGTCCTCATGTTCGTAGCCTCAACCTATCAGTAAGCGTAGCAATTGTTTTGTACGAAGCTAAAGGACAACTTAAACAGCTTTGTGATCCTGCTTTTTCCCAATAA
- the ruvX gene encoding Holliday junction resolvase RuvX — MKTKLSVLGLDIGKKRIGVAGCDGTGLIATPITTFERTHFKNDINYLNDLINKRQVTMLVIGLPYTLDGTLGKQAQRIQSYAKKLETALKLPIEYVDERLTSIEAETLLKTKKGFSPRRDKAQIDAHAAAILLQQWLNQHRESFSQRL, encoded by the coding sequence TTGAAAACAAAGTTATCGGTATTAGGGCTAGACATTGGAAAAAAACGGATTGGAGTTGCTGGTTGTGATGGCACAGGCTTAATTGCCACTCCAATTACGACCTTTGAAAGGACACACTTTAAAAATGATATAAATTACCTAAATGATCTAATTAATAAACGTCAAGTAACGATGTTGGTCATTGGTTTACCCTATACCCTTGATGGAACATTAGGAAAACAGGCGCAACGTATTCAAAGTTATGCAAAAAAGTTAGAGACAGCTTTGAAACTTCCTATTGAATATGTAGATGAGCGCCTAACTTCCATTGAAGCAGAAACATTATTGAAAACCAAAAAAGGATTTTCCCCGCGACGGGACAAAGCCCAAATTGATGCTCATGCTGCTGCCATTCTTCTGCAACAATGGCTTAACCAGCATCGAGAAAGTTTTAGCCAGAGATTGTGA
- a CDS encoding IS630 family transposase, whose protein sequence is MQLKDARSLPPQAQQAIRKRAVMAVIENKRSQGEVAQEFGVTRTAVNQWVQRYRRGGETALKACKQGRREHPTLARSQVTTITRLIRDYSPEQLQLPFTLWTRQAVSQLIEQCWGITLSQTTIGRYLRRWGLSPQKPAKCAREQCPHQLQHWLTHEYPAIHKRAQQEGAEIHWGDEMGLRSDHQAGTCWSEVGKTPIVEGTGQRFSCNLISALTNRGTLRFQVFQGGFNSDVFLEFLRRLIRSRENKVFLIVDRHPVHRSRKVQQWVAQHQDELELFYLPPYSPERNPDEFLNQDIKSNAMRRQRPRNRNELMKRVRSYLYSLQKCPERISRYFWAQPVQYAGL, encoded by the coding sequence ATGCAATTAAAAGACGCTCGGAGTTTACCCCCTCAAGCTCAACAAGCAATCCGTAAAAGGGCGGTCATGGCAGTGATTGAGAACAAACGTTCTCAAGGAGAAGTGGCCCAAGAGTTTGGAGTTACTCGTACAGCAGTTAATCAGTGGGTGCAACGTTACCGTCGTGGGGGTGAGACAGCTCTCAAAGCTTGTAAACAAGGTCGTCGTGAGCATCCTACCTTGGCGCGATCGCAGGTAACGACAATTACTCGTCTCATTCGGGATTACAGCCCAGAACAACTACAACTGCCATTTACTCTCTGGACTCGACAAGCCGTATCTCAGCTCATTGAACAATGTTGGGGAATTACTCTTTCTCAAACGACGATTGGTCGTTATCTGCGTCGTTGGGGACTGTCTCCACAAAAGCCTGCCAAATGCGCTCGTGAGCAATGTCCTCACCAGCTTCAGCATTGGTTAACTCATGAATATCCAGCGATTCACAAGCGAGCACAGCAGGAAGGAGCTGAGATTCATTGGGGTGATGAAATGGGATTGCGTTCGGACCATCAAGCAGGGACTTGTTGGTCTGAGGTAGGGAAAACGCCAATTGTAGAAGGAACTGGGCAACGTTTCAGTTGCAACTTAATTTCCGCCCTGACCAATCGAGGAACCCTACGCTTTCAAGTATTTCAAGGGGGATTTAATAGCGATGTCTTTTTGGAATTTTTACGCCGATTAATTCGCTCCAGGGAAAACAAAGTTTTTTTGATTGTAGATCGCCACCCAGTACATCGCTCCCGTAAAGTTCAACAATGGGTAGCTCAACATCAGGATGAATTGGAACTGTTTTATCTTCCCCCCTACAGCCCAGAACGAAATCCCGATGAATTTCTCAATCAGGACATTAAAAGCAATGCTATGAGACGACAAAGACCCCGTAATCGTAATGAACTCATGAAAAGGGTTCGCTCTTATTTATACAGTCTTCAGAAATGTCCCGAACGTATTAGTCGTTATTTTTGGGCTCAGCCAGTTCAATATGCTGGCCTTTAG
- the cruG gene encoding 2'-O-glycosyltransferase CruG, whose amino-acid sequence MTHNLEFTLVTLAFLLLLLQVPATLIFLSRILKGAKRFPPLCPQVATPEQLGTVSIIVPTLNEAERISPCLKGLAQQTYEVREILIVDSDSSDGTPELIKKAQQNDPRFHLLTDDPLPPAWVGRPWALHNGLSASSPKSEWVLGIDADTQPQPGLVPAMINAAQLQGYDLLSLSPQFMLKSAGEWWLQPALLMTLLYRFDVAGVKADPPQRVMANGQCFLARREVLASIGGYSAAKDSFCDDVTLARYAAKQGYSVGFLDGAKVIKVRMYEGMKETWQEWGRSLDLKDASTPSLLLLELWLLLFLQALPLPLFIGNFLAILAGESSRVFILLGSLNGGLLLTRFGLLLAVSPSYDRQNTKHSWLFWLSPLADGLAVLRILLSASKRPKQWRGRVY is encoded by the coding sequence ATGACCCATAATCTAGAATTCACCCTAGTAACCCTTGCCTTCTTACTACTACTGCTACAAGTTCCTGCTACTTTAATTTTCTTGTCCCGTATTCTGAAGGGGGCAAAACGGTTTCCTCCTCTCTGCCCACAAGTAGCAACGCCAGAACAATTAGGAACAGTGAGTATTATTGTTCCCACCCTTAATGAAGCTGAGCGCATTTCTCCTTGCTTAAAGGGGCTAGCCCAACAAACTTACGAAGTTAGGGAAATCCTGATCGTGGATAGTGACTCCAGTGATGGCACTCCTGAACTGATTAAAAAGGCACAGCAAAATGATCCACGATTTCATCTCCTCACAGATGATCCCTTACCGCCAGCATGGGTAGGTCGCCCTTGGGCTTTACACAATGGCTTAAGCGCGAGTTCCCCGAAAAGTGAATGGGTTTTAGGGATTGATGCTGATACTCAACCTCAACCAGGGCTAGTACCAGCAATGATTAATGCTGCTCAATTACAAGGCTATGATCTCCTCTCTCTATCACCACAATTTATGTTGAAATCAGCAGGGGAATGGTGGTTGCAACCAGCTCTCTTAATGACATTGCTCTATCGGTTTGATGTAGCAGGCGTAAAAGCTGATCCACCACAGCGAGTGATGGCAAATGGACAATGTTTCTTAGCTCGTCGCGAGGTTTTAGCCTCAATTGGCGGTTATAGCGCAGCCAAAGACTCTTTTTGTGATGATGTAACATTAGCTCGCTATGCAGCCAAGCAGGGGTATTCTGTAGGTTTTTTAGATGGGGCGAAAGTAATTAAAGTAAGAATGTACGAGGGCATGAAAGAAACCTGGCAGGAATGGGGACGCTCTCTTGATTTAAAAGATGCCTCCACTCCTAGCCTATTGCTCTTGGAACTATGGTTGTTGCTGTTCCTACAAGCACTCCCTCTTCCCCTTTTTATTGGGAATTTCCTAGCTATTTTAGCGGGAGAAAGTAGTAGAGTTTTTATTTTGTTAGGGAGTCTCAATGGTGGGTTATTATTAACCCGCTTCGGATTACTATTAGCGGTTTCCCCATCTTATGATCGTCAAAACACTAAGCATTCTTGGTTATTTTGGTTATCTCCTTTGGCTGACGGATTAGCAGTGTTACGAATTTTGTTATCAGCTAGTAAACGTCCCAAACAATGGCGGGGACGAGTTTACTAG
- a CDS encoding EH signature domain-containing protein: protein MDFKTIVSIPPLQLKPTALTKLAHNFNNEEQVSSSQIPLNITNLALRSPRSLDEIMQDLEQGKADNISLLEWVYCIHQKASWDSYTSREKQLATSRLIWQCAIDNDGIKRRLCWRLAYYYDGYLNQIAPSFVETFSTLSEILQDDLTINILIILKQRDPLLFLVTLAKEEALTPKELFATAQLPTQLSVVEDSLEYVVTAFFQELEAGGEWLVNCFQEMKTAQQVSNVETLLKNVSPDSGNQFPNLVEWLQNNYSSRIADSKWQWLSSEGKKALRKWFGAANYQDFQTIVDLILKRLNLPHWEANQLDSRKYFWEQYSDQFERIRILLPQSSVNVVENQDIDILQEDGSEKTEVCIFDFGDWFVVEFFRGTGSETRLFNRHQYPNIEQELFASSQLSIKRLRFLGGEVHDHKYLWQFFCERWLWQRNILPNDGTTHFKRRNPNNPNKPFLDRYDPNKGLPVPNAEKQEKREKNLVRWRRDIEKLEAEAKQYWQKRRGKTESE from the coding sequence ATGGACTTTAAAACGATTGTTTCTATTCCCCCTTTACAACTTAAACCAACGGCTTTAACAAAATTAGCTCATAATTTTAATAATGAGGAGCAAGTTTCATCATCACAAATCCCATTAAATATTACAAACCTTGCTCTGCGCTCTCCTCGCAGTTTAGATGAAATTATGCAAGATTTAGAACAAGGAAAAGCTGATAATATTAGCTTGCTGGAATGGGTTTATTGTATTCATCAAAAAGCAAGCTGGGATAGTTACACTTCTAGAGAAAAACAATTAGCAACATCACGACTAATTTGGCAGTGTGCTATAGATAATGATGGGATTAAACGGCGTTTATGTTGGCGACTAGCTTATTATTATGATGGCTATCTTAATCAGATCGCACCCTCTTTTGTTGAGACCTTTTCTACTTTATCAGAGATTCTTCAAGATGATCTCACTATTAATATTTTAATTATTCTTAAACAACGCGATCCGCTTTTATTCTTAGTAACACTGGCGAAAGAAGAAGCATTAACCCCCAAAGAGTTATTTGCAACGGCTCAATTACCCACTCAATTAAGTGTCGTTGAAGATAGCTTGGAGTATGTTGTGACTGCATTTTTTCAGGAATTAGAAGCAGGAGGAGAATGGTTAGTCAATTGTTTTCAGGAAATGAAAACGGCACAGCAAGTTAGTAATGTTGAAACTTTACTTAAAAACGTAAGTCCAGACTCTGGAAATCAGTTTCCTAATTTAGTGGAGTGGTTACAAAATAATTATAGCTCACGGATTGCAGATTCTAAATGGCAATGGCTTTCTTCTGAAGGGAAAAAGGCTTTAAGAAAGTGGTTTGGAGCAGCGAATTATCAAGACTTTCAAACAATCGTAGATTTAATCTTAAAAAGACTCAACCTACCTCATTGGGAGGCTAATCAACTAGATAGTAGAAAGTATTTTTGGGAGCAATATTCAGATCAATTTGAGCGGATTCGGATTTTATTGCCTCAGTCTTCAGTGAACGTAGTCGAAAACCAAGATATAGATATTTTACAAGAAGATGGAAGTGAGAAAACAGAAGTTTGTATTTTTGATTTTGGGGATTGGTTTGTTGTTGAGTTCTTTCGGGGAACTGGTAGCGAAACTCGTCTTTTTAATCGTCATCAATATCCCAACATTGAACAAGAATTATTTGCATCTTCTCAATTATCTATCAAACGGTTACGTTTTTTAGGGGGAGAAGTTCATGATCATAAGTATCTGTGGCAATTTTTCTGTGAAAGATGGCTATGGCAAAGAAACATTTTACCGAATGATGGAACAACTCACTTTAAAAGAAGGAATCCCAATAATCCCAATAAACCATTTTTAGATCGTTATGATCCTAATAAAGGGCTTCCTGTTCCTAATGCAGAAAAACAGGAAAAACGAGAGAAAAATTTAGTAAGATGGCGCAGAGATATTGAGAAATTAGAAGCAGAAGCAAAACAATATTGGCAAAAGAGAAGAGGAAAAACTGAGTCTGAGTAA
- a CDS encoding tetratricopeptide repeat protein has protein sequence MNLQKYFLITVLMGSFTIALPKLAQGQSLPELTPTTPQAVQYLKQGLQEAQAGNTDSAIALFEEAVSLDRTLAPAHYNLGLALREKGDLQAAADAFYQAVSINPNLAIAHANLGAALLEGNNPEQAKAYLEEALELSPDLGIAHYNLGLVAREQENFSAAISHFQNAQKYRSEAPEVHYHLGLAQLETGNLDGAKTAIEEAININPQFEKAHYALGKVWAGEERWNRALNAFEEAVNINPDLASGYYAIALMLLQQEQWEPAQENLQQAKTLYQQQENREMALYAQQLIERIAAQIEN, from the coding sequence ATGAACCTGCAAAAGTATTTCCTTATTACCGTGTTGATGGGAAGTTTTACGATCGCGCTGCCGAAATTGGCGCAAGGACAATCATTACCAGAGTTAACGCCAACAACGCCACAAGCGGTACAATATCTAAAGCAAGGGTTACAAGAGGCGCAGGCGGGAAACACTGATAGCGCGATCGCGCTTTTTGAAGAGGCTGTAAGTTTAGATAGAACTCTTGCCCCTGCCCATTATAATTTGGGATTAGCTTTGCGAGAAAAAGGAGACTTACAAGCGGCTGCGGATGCGTTTTATCAAGCTGTCTCCATTAATCCCAATCTTGCTATTGCTCATGCTAATTTAGGGGCAGCTCTACTAGAAGGGAATAACCCCGAACAAGCTAAAGCCTACCTAGAAGAAGCCCTTGAACTTTCTCCAGATTTGGGAATTGCTCACTATAATCTCGGCTTAGTGGCAAGGGAACAGGAAAATTTCTCCGCTGCGATTAGTCATTTCCAGAATGCCCAAAAATATCGCTCAGAAGCCCCCGAAGTTCACTATCATTTAGGATTAGCCCAACTGGAAACAGGAAACTTAGACGGTGCAAAAACGGCAATTGAGGAAGCAATTAACATTAATCCTCAATTTGAAAAAGCCCATTATGCCCTAGGCAAAGTGTGGGCAGGTGAAGAAAGATGGAATCGGGCTTTAAATGCTTTTGAAGAAGCGGTTAATATTAATCCAGACTTAGCAAGTGGCTATTACGCGATCGCGCTCATGTTATTACAACAAGAACAATGGGAACCAGCCCAAGAAAACCTACAACAAGCAAAAACCCTTTATCAACAACAGGAAAACAGGGAAATGGCACTGTATGCCCAACAACTCATAGAAAGAATTGCAGCTCAAATTGAAAATTAG
- the cruF gene encoding gamma-carotene 1'-hydroxylase CruF — MNIKQEAKNLSPATILLISHLFAMLFGVAGLVLVLPNPDFVASLPPIGMKAFEYSMAGGGVVYMLLGFGAVAFYAYQNLGGKRWLTFMVPALSLSLASELLGTSTGFPFGHYHYLSGLGYKIADLVPFTIPLSWFYVGFCTYLIARVGLEQIALPSWIRSLSAIALGSLLLTFWDFVLDPAMSQADVPFWVWEQPGAFFGMPYQNFIGWFITGMIFMGVAHLFWSNEPLGLARRDLTFPFAIYFSNILFGVILSLAAGIWIPVVLGIVFAIIPCSVLYWVTPTVAITSNTDSQSLSDKQSVSVG; from the coding sequence ATGAATATCAAACAAGAGGCGAAAAACCTCTCTCCAGCAACTATCTTATTAATCAGCCATCTTTTTGCCATGCTGTTTGGGGTGGCAGGGTTAGTATTAGTGCTTCCCAATCCAGACTTTGTTGCTAGTCTTCCTCCCATTGGCATGAAAGCCTTTGAATACTCAATGGCTGGGGGAGGTGTTGTTTATATGTTGCTCGGATTTGGAGCAGTGGCGTTTTATGCTTATCAAAATCTTGGGGGAAAACGCTGGTTAACGTTCATGGTTCCAGCTTTAAGTTTATCTTTAGCTAGTGAACTATTAGGAACTAGCACTGGCTTCCCTTTTGGGCACTATCATTATTTAAGTGGCTTAGGTTATAAAATTGCGGACTTAGTGCCATTTACGATTCCTTTATCTTGGTTTTATGTGGGATTTTGTACTTATTTAATTGCCCGAGTGGGATTAGAACAGATTGCCTTACCCAGTTGGATTCGCTCTCTTAGCGCGATCGCGCTCGGTTCTCTTCTCCTTACTTTCTGGGATTTTGTTCTTGATCCAGCGATGAGTCAAGCTGATGTCCCTTTTTGGGTATGGGAACAACCAGGCGCATTTTTCGGAATGCCTTATCAAAACTTCATCGGGTGGTTTATCACGGGCATGATTTTTATGGGAGTCGCTCACTTATTTTGGAGCAATGAACCCCTGGGATTAGCCCGTCGTGATCTAACCTTTCCCTTTGCAATTTACTTCTCTAACATTCTATTTGGCGTTATTCTCAGTTTAGCGGCTGGAATTTGGATTCCCGTAGTTCTCGGAATTGTGTTTGCCATTATTCCCTGTTCTGTGCTTTATTGGGTTACGCCTACTGTAGCAATCACCAGTAATACAGATAGCCAAAGCCTTAGCGATAAACAATCGGTTTCTGTAGGTTAA
- a CDS encoding GNAT family N-acetyltransferase: MNLFLPEENNLTIRSIQNRDLPAIESLLSKSHELHHSGSAIALAKEIENFRAFYSAIKLLSFFPNPAQHRFCIYVAEQEEKVVGAIKVAPANSSRSTWQVEHILVDPNYPVSGKRIGSQLLRYCFETIWEARTWILEVNIHHKNILSLYRRNGFQPLAQFTYWSIPCEKLKELGEREPKLPNLLPINNADAQLLYQLDTVSMPPLLRQVFDRHVKDFQRNIFDMVINRIQQWLGNGGQSQGYVFEPQRKAAIAYYQLTQSPDSSLPNAGKLTVHPAYTWLYPELLSKMAQLVSKRENKSLLLASADYQPEREEYLEEIGAERVEHTLLLSRSVWHKLREAPSSSLEKLQLSGVLQGLRPGRTPIPSRLPWLNSCGNDFYPENGNQDPLTPDTGEGEED; the protein is encoded by the coding sequence ATGAACTTATTTCTCCCTGAAGAAAACAACTTAACGATTCGCTCAATTCAAAATCGAGATTTACCAGCGATTGAATCTTTACTGAGTAAATCCCATGAACTCCATCATAGTGGTTCTGCCATCGCTTTGGCGAAAGAAATTGAGAATTTTCGCGCTTTTTATAGCGCAATTAAGCTATTAAGCTTCTTTCCTAACCCTGCTCAACATCGCTTTTGCATCTATGTTGCGGAACAGGAAGAAAAAGTAGTAGGAGCGATTAAAGTTGCCCCGGCTAATAGTAGCCGTAGTACCTGGCAGGTGGAGCATATTTTAGTTGATCCTAACTATCCTGTTTCAGGGAAACGAATTGGTTCACAACTATTGCGATACTGTTTTGAAACCATCTGGGAAGCAAGAACTTGGATTTTAGAAGTTAATATTCATCACAAAAATATTTTAAGCCTTTATCGACGTAATGGCTTCCAGCCCTTAGCCCAATTTACCTATTGGTCGATTCCCTGTGAGAAGCTGAAAGAATTAGGAGAGCGAGAACCCAAACTCCCTAATTTACTTCCCATTAATAATGCTGATGCTCAATTACTTTACCAGCTAGATACAGTTTCTATGCCCCCCTTATTGCGTCAAGTGTTTGATCGTCATGTTAAAGATTTTCAACGTAATATTTTTGACATGGTAATTAATCGCATTCAGCAGTGGTTAGGAAATGGAGGGCAAAGCCAAGGTTATGTCTTTGAACCGCAACGTAAAGCCGCGATCGCGTATTACCAGTTAACTCAATCTCCTGACAGCTCCCTTCCCAACGCAGGTAAATTAACGGTTCATCCTGCTTACACCTGGCTCTATCCAGAACTCCTCAGCAAAATGGCACAATTAGTGTCAAAACGCGAAAATAAATCCCTACTCCTTGCTTCTGCCGACTATCAACCAGAAAGAGAAGAATATCTCGAAGAAATTGGCGCAGAAAGAGTTGAACATACCCTTCTTCTTTCTCGCTCTGTATGGCATAAATTGCGAGAAGCTCCCTCCTCTTCCTTGGAAAAGCTACAACTATCTGGAGTTTTACAAGGATTACGCCCCGGTCGCACTCCTATTCCTAGCCGTTTACCTTGGCTTAATTCTTGTGGTAATGACTTTTATCCTGAAAATGGCAATCAAGATCCTCTTACCCCAGACACTGGAGAAGGAGAAGAAGATTGA